The following proteins are co-located in the Lachnospiraceae bacterium genome:
- a CDS encoding anaerobic sulfatase maturase, producing MPPINLLIKPASGSCNMRCRYCFYMDETSKREEENYGMMSEETLEIILQKALAETEHTLDLGFQGGEPTLAGLSFYRRLIELEKKHNHRGISIHHAIQTNGYLIDDEWAEFFAQNQFLVGLSMDGHKDLHDLYRLDAAGKGTHSRVLHAAQLLKKHKAEFNILIVVTKELAKSIGKAYGFFSKQGFTYQQYIACLDPLYEQEGQQNYSLTPQLYGQFLCDLFDLWYQDLSKGNWVYIGYFINLINMLRGGRPQTCGMSGSCSHQHVVEADGRVYPCDFYMLDEYCIGNLRTDSFAKISANRDQLGFIPLSRQIDPACRTCPYAFICRGGCRRNREPIVDGHLSRNYYCQSYQMFFKYAMPRLQALAQG from the coding sequence ATGCCGCCTATCAATCTACTGATCAAACCAGCGTCCGGAAGCTGCAATATGCGCTGCCGGTACTGCTTTTATATGGATGAAACCAGCAAGCGTGAAGAAGAAAATTATGGCATGATGAGCGAGGAGACGCTCGAAATCATTCTGCAAAAGGCGCTTGCCGAAACCGAGCACACGCTTGACCTTGGCTTTCAGGGCGGCGAGCCTACGCTCGCAGGGCTCAGCTTCTACCGAAGGCTGATCGAGCTTGAAAAAAAGCATAATCACAGAGGCATTTCCATTCACCATGCCATTCAAACTAACGGATACCTGATCGATGATGAATGGGCCGAATTCTTTGCGCAAAACCAGTTTTTGGTCGGGCTTTCCATGGACGGACACAAGGATCTGCATGATCTGTACCGGCTCGATGCTGCTGGCAAAGGGACGCACAGCCGCGTGCTGCATGCGGCTCAGCTTCTAAAGAAGCATAAGGCCGAATTCAATATTTTGATTGTCGTCACCAAGGAGCTTGCCAAAAGCATCGGCAAGGCCTACGGCTTTTTCTCCAAGCAGGGCTTTACCTATCAGCAATATATCGCCTGCCTCGATCCGCTCTATGAACAGGAGGGGCAGCAGAATTATTCGCTCACGCCTCAGCTGTACGGCCAGTTCCTATGTGATCTGTTCGACCTGTGGTATCAGGATCTCAGCAAAGGGAACTGGGTCTACATCGGCTACTTCATCAATCTCATCAATATGCTGCGCGGCGGCCGGCCGCAAACCTGCGGTATGAGCGGAAGCTGCAGCCATCAGCATGTCGTCGAGGCCGACGGTCGCGTATATCCCTGCGACTTCTATATGCTGGACGAGTACTGTATCGGCAATTTGAGAACCGACAGCTTTGCAAAGATCAGTGCAAACCGCGACCAGCTAGGCTTCATCCCGCTTTCGCGGCAAATTGACCCTGCGTGCAGGACTTGCCCCTATGCGTTCATCTGCCGGGGAGGCTGCCGGCGCAACCGTGAGCCAATCGTCGACGGGCATCTGTCGCGCAATTACTACTGTCAGTCCTATCAAATGTTTTTTAAATATGCAATGCCGCGCCTGCAGGCGCTCGCCCAGGGCTAA
- a CDS encoding DUF4981 domain-containing protein, giving the protein MNIPKYYEDPRTLHVGTVDNRSYYVPFSTVEEALLGDREMSDRFLPLSGLWGFHYYDSVYDLPDNFWNEDISNDQIPVPSVWQNHGYDRHQYTNINYPFPYDPPYVPAQNPCGVYQRSFEIGEKGTDRYYLGFEGVDSCFYVWVNGQFAGYSQVSHSTSEFDITELLAEGDNDLTVAVLKWCDGSYLEDQDKLRMSGIFRDVYLMLRPQHHIRDFFAHVDLTNGYKDGKLSVDVDYVGGSVPVKATLLDPDGKALAERQPGSGIEFTVENVITWNAEQPKQYTLLLECEEEVIAQKIGFRKIEVQDGVVLLNGQKIKFRGVNRHDSDPFTGYTISPEQAIVDLQLMKEHNINAIRTSHYPNAPWFPQLCSEYGFYVISESDLESHGTVPLIGGNWVDNYCLLAQDPMFEEANLDRQKRNVIRDKNCASVVIWSMGNEAGYGENFEKSGRWIKAYDPSRLLHYERSVEQPTGHTNDVSMLDLFSRMYAPTEQIERYFAGEDQGAGCNPGGTPKPYVLCEYIHAMGNGPGDAEDYWQIIQKYDGFVGGFVWEWCDHAVYAGTTETGKPKFLYGGDFGEFPHDGNFCMDGLVYPDRTPSESLLEFKNVIRPVRAEMVDGAKGTVRFTNYYDFTNLKDAVAGYYEVERDGQILQSGLLPELEAGPHESVEVTLDFAMPRKGNCYLNIIYVQRGDQLLTETGHELGRDQLQLRSEAITLPEQKNKGDFKLQENEKELVIKTDKLRYTFDKLTGQWTHLVYKNQDRITKPMGFNIWRAPTDNDQYIKLKWIESGFDRVLAHVYSVKAKAKDGLCSVRCKMSLAPIYLQKVLELDVTYLIGTDGSLDMTVKAKKEMNMPDLPRFGLRLFMPKAMDQAEYYGYGPYESYVDKHQASYISRFETTAAENHEDYLKPQESGSHYGCLEAKVTDQNGVGIQAVSEEGFSFNISRYTQEELAAKKHNFELEEAPDTVVCLDYAMAGIGSNSCGPRLKEKYQFNEAKFKFHIRINMEEK; this is encoded by the coding sequence ATGAATATTCCTAAGTATTATGAAGATCCCCGCACCCTGCATGTGGGGACGGTGGACAACCGCTCCTATTATGTACCGTTTTCTACCGTGGAAGAAGCGCTCCTCGGAGACCGCGAAATGTCCGATCGCTTTTTGCCGCTGAGCGGCCTTTGGGGCTTCCATTATTATGACAGCGTGTATGATCTGCCGGATAATTTCTGGAACGAGGATATCTCCAATGACCAGATCCCGGTTCCCTCTGTGTGGCAGAATCATGGCTATGACCGTCACCAGTATACGAATATCAATTATCCGTTTCCCTATGATCCGCCTTATGTGCCGGCGCAGAACCCCTGCGGCGTATATCAGCGCAGCTTCGAGATTGGTGAAAAAGGGACGGACCGCTATTATTTAGGTTTTGAGGGCGTGGATTCCTGCTTCTATGTGTGGGTCAACGGACAGTTTGCCGGCTACAGCCAGGTGAGTCATTCGACCAGTGAGTTTGATATTACGGAGCTTCTGGCAGAGGGAGACAATGATCTGACAGTGGCCGTTTTGAAGTGGTGCGACGGCAGCTATCTGGAGGATCAGGACAAGCTGCGCATGAGCGGCATCTTTCGCGATGTGTATTTGATGCTGCGGCCGCAGCACCATATCCGTGACTTTTTTGCCCATGTGGATTTAACGAATGGATACAAGGACGGCAAGCTGAGCGTTGACGTGGATTATGTCGGGGGCAGCGTACCGGTGAAGGCGACGCTGCTGGATCCGGACGGCAAGGCTCTCGCAGAGCGGCAGCCGGGCAGCGGTATTGAATTTACGGTAGAGAATGTGATCACCTGGAATGCGGAGCAGCCAAAGCAGTATACGCTGCTGCTTGAGTGTGAGGAGGAAGTGATCGCACAGAAGATCGGTTTTCGCAAGATCGAGGTGCAGGACGGCGTAGTGCTGCTAAATGGTCAGAAGATTAAGTTCCGCGGCGTGAACCGCCACGACAGCGATCCGTTTACTGGCTATACGATCAGTCCGGAGCAGGCTATAGTGGATCTGCAGCTCATGAAGGAGCATAACATCAATGCCATCCGTACCAGCCATTATCCCAATGCGCCGTGGTTCCCGCAGCTGTGCAGCGAATATGGCTTTTATGTGATCTCTGAATCCGATCTGGAGTCGCATGGCACTGTGCCGCTGATCGGCGGCAACTGGGTGGACAACTACTGCCTGCTGGCGCAGGATCCGATGTTTGAAGAGGCAAATCTGGACCGGCAGAAGCGCAATGTAATCCGTGATAAAAACTGTGCCTCGGTTGTGATCTGGTCGATGGGCAATGAAGCCGGCTATGGAGAGAACTTTGAAAAGTCAGGCCGCTGGATCAAAGCCTATGATCCTTCTCGTCTGCTTCATTATGAGCGCTCTGTGGAGCAGCCCACCGGACATACCAACGATGTAAGCATGCTGGATCTGTTCAGCCGCATGTATGCGCCCACCGAGCAGATTGAGCGCTATTTTGCCGGCGAGGATCAGGGAGCCGGCTGCAATCCGGGCGGCACGCCCAAGCCTTATGTGCTGTGCGAGTATATCCATGCCATGGGCAACGGTCCCGGAGATGCCGAAGATTATTGGCAGATCATCCAAAAATACGATGGTTTTGTTGGCGGCTTTGTCTGGGAGTGGTGCGACCATGCCGTGTATGCCGGCACGACCGAGACCGGAAAACCCAAATTCCTTTATGGAGGCGATTTCGGCGAATTTCCGCATGATGGCAATTTCTGTATGGACGGTTTGGTGTATCCGGACCGTACGCCCAGCGAAAGCCTGCTTGAGTTTAAAAATGTGATTCGTCCCGTACGCGCTGAGATGGTGGACGGCGCCAAAGGAACGGTCCGCTTTACCAATTATTATGATTTTACCAATTTGAAGGATGCAGTGGCCGGTTATTATGAGGTCGAGCGCGACGGTCAGATTCTGCAAAGCGGCTTGCTGCCGGAGCTGGAGGCAGGTCCGCATGAATCGGTCGAAGTGACACTGGACTTTGCCATGCCGCGCAAAGGAAACTGCTATCTGAATATCATCTATGTGCAGCGCGGCGATCAGCTGCTCACCGAAACGGGGCACGAGCTTGGCCGCGACCAGCTGCAGCTGCGCAGCGAAGCCATCACGCTGCCCGAGCAGAAAAACAAAGGCGATTTCAAGCTGCAGGAAAATGAAAAGGAGCTCGTCATCAAAACCGACAAGCTGCGTTACACCTTCGATAAACTCACCGGCCAGTGGACACATCTGGTCTATAAAAATCAGGACCGCATCACAAAGCCCATGGGCTTTAACATCTGGCGCGCGCCCACCGATAACGATCAGTATATCAAGCTCAAGTGGATCGAGAGCGGATTTGACCGCGTGCTTGCGCATGTATACAGCGTCAAGGCAAAGGCCAAGGACGGTCTTTGCAGCGTGCGCTGCAAAATGTCGCTGGCTCCCATCTATCTACAAAAGGTATTGGAGCTCGATGTGACCTATCTGATTGGGACGGATGGCAGCTTGGATATGACGGTGAAGGCAAAGAAGGAGATGAATATGCCGGATCTGCCGCGCTTTGGTCTGCGTCTGTTTATGCCAAAGGCAATGGATCAGGCGGAGTATTATGGCTATGGTCCGTACGAGAGTTATGTGGATAAGCATCAGGCTTCCTATATAAGCCGGTTTGAGACGACGGCGGCGGAAAACCATGAGGATTATCTGAAGCCGCAGGAATCGGGCAGTCATTATGGCTGCTTGGAGGCTAAGGTGACGGATCAAAACGGCGTGGGCATTCAGGCTGTTTCGGAAGAGGGCTTCAGCTTTAATATTTCACGGTATACGCAGGAGGAGCTGGCTGCCAAGAAGCATAATTTTGAGCTGGAGGAGGCGCCGGATACGGTGGTGTGCCTGGATTATGCGATGGCCGGTATTGGCTCTAACAGCTGCGGTCCGCGCCTGAAGGAAAAATATCAGTTTAATGAAGCGAAGTTTAAATTCCACATTCGTATCAATATGGAGGAAAAATAA
- a CDS encoding sugar ABC transporter permease, which produces MTKQRKLMLLKDNVELYTLMLPAIIIIFIYCYIPMYGYVIAFQDYAPGAPFWGANTKWVGFKHFIKFYESIYFKRLMGNTLWLSFLNLAWGFWVPIVFALLLNEVNVMGFKKFVQTASYLPYFISMVVMCGMLISFINPAGIINKLIVALGGEAKAWRTVPSAFPTIYVLSNIWKSFGFNSILYMSVITSIDTSMYESARLDGANRFQQAIHITLPSIIPTIAIMLIMAVGGLLGANTDMILLLYVPATYEVADVIGTYIYREGLQGGKFSYTTAIGMIQTVINFGMVFIANKISDKLTGAGLF; this is translated from the coding sequence ATGACGAAGCAGCGCAAATTGATGCTGCTGAAGGATAACGTTGAGCTATACACCTTAATGCTTCCGGCCATCATCATCATATTCATCTATTGTTACATCCCCATGTACGGTTATGTAATCGCATTCCAGGATTACGCGCCTGGTGCACCGTTCTGGGGCGCAAACACCAAATGGGTTGGATTTAAGCACTTTATCAAATTCTATGAAAGTATTTACTTCAAGCGTTTGATGGGTAACACCCTTTGGCTGAGCTTTTTGAACTTAGCATGGGGCTTCTGGGTTCCGATTGTATTTGCACTTCTGTTAAATGAAGTCAATGTAATGGGCTTTAAGAAGTTCGTGCAGACTGCATCTTATCTGCCGTACTTTATTTCTATGGTAGTTATGTGTGGTATGTTGATCTCCTTCATCAACCCAGCCGGTATTATCAATAAGCTGATCGTGGCTCTGGGCGGTGAAGCAAAAGCATGGAGAACGGTTCCCAGCGCCTTCCCGACGATATATGTATTGTCAAATATCTGGAAGAGCTTCGGATTTAACTCCATTCTGTACATGTCTGTTATTACTTCTATTGATACTTCCATGTATGAATCCGCACGGCTGGACGGCGCTAACCGTTTCCAGCAGGCCATTCATATTACACTTCCGAGCATCATTCCTACCATTGCTATCATGTTGATTATGGCAGTTGGTGGTTTGTTGGGTGCTAACACGGATATGATCCTGTTGCTGTATGTGCCTGCTACGTATGAAGTAGCCGATGTTATCGGTACCTACATCTACCGTGAAGGTCTGCAGGGCGGAAAATTCAGTTATACAACTGCGATCGGTATGATTCAAACAGTTATCAACTTTGGAATGGTATTCATTGCAAATAAGATTTCTGATAAGCTGACCGGCGCAGGCTTGTTCTAA
- a CDS encoding alpha/beta hydrolase codes for MFIFICIAAFLVSFGFGVASKFAIRPSWAKQYSVQLTDEIGKVYKDISYGDGEANKFDLYVPADGSKESYGLVIYLHAGGFTQGDKSGDAEMLSWLCSKGYVAAGINYTLRNETNNKSVYSQSMEIKEAMPKVVEEAERLGYHIDKLAMAGGSAGHALAMIYAYRDADESPVPVKLLFGAVGPSSFYAEDWDIYGFDRDTNESRKGAAGLLGVMGGVELTPQMIKDGSYIEKLKPISAVMWVDENTVPSVVAYGKYDKIQPYKGSQRLLEAYKQHSVDYKYFECPHSGHGLQNDDKIYKEYMEAVEQYLNQYMPVN; via the coding sequence ATGTTTATATTTATTTGTATAGCAGCGTTTCTTGTTTCTTTTGGGTTTGGAGTCGCTTCAAAATTTGCGATTCGGCCGTCATGGGCAAAACAATACTCTGTTCAATTAACGGATGAGATCGGAAAGGTTTATAAAGATATTTCCTACGGTGACGGCGAAGCCAACAAATTTGACCTGTATGTTCCTGCAGACGGAAGTAAGGAAAGTTACGGTTTGGTGATTTATCTCCACGCAGGCGGATTTACACAAGGAGATAAGTCGGGGGACGCTGAAATGCTTTCATGGCTGTGTTCCAAAGGCTATGTTGCGGCAGGAATCAACTATACGCTGCGTAACGAAACAAATAACAAAAGCGTATATTCTCAGTCAATGGAAATCAAAGAAGCTATGCCGAAGGTCGTGGAAGAAGCGGAAAGGCTTGGATACCATATAGATAAATTGGCTATGGCAGGCGGCTCGGCCGGTCATGCGCTTGCTATGATTTACGCTTACAGAGATGCAGACGAATCGCCGGTTCCAGTCAAGTTATTATTTGGCGCTGTGGGACCTTCCAGCTTTTATGCGGAAGATTGGGATATTTACGGCTTTGATCGGGACACGAATGAATCAAGAAAAGGCGCCGCCGGTCTTTTAGGTGTTATGGGCGGTGTGGAATTGACGCCGCAAATGATAAAGGACGGCTCTTATATAGAAAAGTTAAAACCCATATCGGCAGTCATGTGGGTGGATGAAAATACTGTTCCGAGTGTTGTTGCATATGGAAAATACGATAAAATCCAGCCATATAAAGGCTCTCAAAGATTATTGGAAGCTTATAAACAGCATTCAGTGGATTACAAATATTTTGAATGTCCGCATTCCGGTCACGGACTGCAAAATGATGACAAAATCTACAAAGAATACATGGAAGCCGTAGAGCAATATCTGAATCAATATATGCCGGTGAATTAA
- a CDS encoding TetR/AcrR family transcriptional regulator, giving the protein MRQTLKNVSPFSNEARNAYVIEHITDALLKLLRDKPIGDISISELCDLAGIGRASFYRNYESKEDILRGYIHKIFKEWTDEAERKDNRPLNELLGLLFAHFEKNRDFYSLLNERNLVYLLKDVIIGLCGPKPEHSKVEVYARAYVAYALYGWIEVWFQRGMQETAEEIAGMFRDQGL; this is encoded by the coding sequence ATGAGACAGACCCTGAAAAATGTATCACCGTTTAGCAACGAAGCAAGGAACGCTTATGTCATAGAGCATATTACGGACGCGCTTCTAAAGTTGCTGCGGGACAAGCCAATCGGAGATATATCCATCAGCGAATTGTGCGACCTTGCCGGCATCGGCAGAGCTTCCTTTTATCGAAATTATGAAAGTAAGGAGGATATTCTGCGGGGATATATCCATAAAATATTCAAGGAATGGACGGACGAAGCAGAGCGAAAGGATAACAGACCATTAAATGAATTGCTCGGCTTACTGTTTGCACACTTTGAAAAAAACAGAGATTTTTACAGCCTATTAAATGAAAGAAATCTCGTGTACCTTTTGAAAGATGTCATTATCGGACTATGCGGACCGAAGCCCGAGCATTCAAAGGTGGAAGTATACGCAAGAGCATATGTAGCATACGCGCTGTACGGCTGGATCGAAGTTTGGTTTCAGCGTGGAATGCAGGAAACCGCAGAGGAAATTGCGGGAATGTTCAGAGATCAGGGGCTTTAA
- a CDS encoding carbohydrate ABC transporter permease, with product MSKRNPNHIKNGSSVATAIVYAILIVLALICIYPVWYVIIISVSEPIAARTMDVFLLPKGFYFGSYAQVVEDSQIWVSYGNTILYAVSCTIGMLIVCAMAAYPLTSPYMRGKRLMSFFILIPMYFSGGLIPQFILMSNYLHLYDTRWAIIFPGIVSMWYIILVRTFFMSIDEALRESARIDGANNYQILLHVYVPTSKPIMAVIAIYTLVAQWNSWYAAMIYLPNASKQPLQLYLRRMLILQEKVAQQQSGTQGGTSEDGEAAMLAALSAEQLRYTMIVVATLPIMLVYPFLQKYFVKGVMVGSLKG from the coding sequence ATGTCTAAGAGAAATCCGAATCATATTAAAAATGGCTCCTCCGTTGCTACCGCAATTGTATATGCTATCTTGATCGTTCTGGCATTGATCTGTATCTACCCGGTATGGTATGTTATCATTATCTCTGTCAGTGAACCGATTGCTGCCCGTACGATGGACGTGTTCCTGTTGCCTAAGGGCTTCTACTTTGGTTCTTATGCACAGGTGGTAGAGGATAGTCAAATCTGGGTTAGCTATGGCAATACGATTCTTTATGCAGTCTCATGTACAATCGGTATGCTGATTGTCTGTGCAATGGCTGCATATCCGCTGACTTCACCGTATATGCGCGGAAAGAGACTGATGTCCTTCTTCATCTTGATCCCCATGTACTTCAGCGGCGGTTTGATTCCTCAGTTCATTTTGATGTCTAACTACCTGCATTTGTATGATACCCGCTGGGCAATCATCTTCCCTGGTATCGTAAGCATGTGGTATATCATTTTGGTACGTACCTTCTTTATGAGTATTGATGAAGCGCTTCGTGAATCTGCTCGTATTGATGGTGCTAACAACTACCAGATCCTGTTGCACGTTTATGTGCCTACTTCCAAGCCGATTATGGCCGTTATTGCCATCTATACCTTGGTTGCACAGTGGAACTCCTGGTATGCTGCTATGATTTATTTGCCCAATGCCAGCAAGCAGCCGTTGCAGCTTTATCTGCGCCGTATGCTGATTTTGCAGGAGAAAGTGGCACAGCAGCAGAGCGGTACGCAGGGCGGTACTTCTGAGGATGGTGAAGCAGCCATGCTGGCAGCTCTTTCTGCTGAGCAGCTGCGATATACCATGATCGTAGTGGCAACGTTGCCGATCATGCTGGTATATCCTTTCCTGCAGAAATATTTCGTAAAAGGCGTAATGGTTGGTTCTTTGAAGGGCTGA
- a CDS encoding AAA family ATPase, producing MKLISCHIENFGKLQDYSADFSDGVNVICKENGWGKSTLAAFIRAMFYGLEGERRRSLQDNERRRYKPWQGGVFGGQLVFETSGKTYQITRIFQDKEANDTFELRDAKTNLPSKDYSKRIGEELFKIDRESFLRTVFITQSACETAATDDINAKIGNLSDNTHDLNNFDTASTRLTDMLNRLTPKRATGSLSKRREQIAAYERLVQGGQSLSASIDAYRQQLQAEQDAYEACKLQQQNAAKRQEELAKQHTAAAAKSEWSRLQKAVQARTEEAVQARRELPGQLLSAEEIKNKVIACTELEKGQERSSLYKLTPEEEAERSALSEAFSGGIPEDIDDKIEEATKLRDLEQELNAKRLTAAEKEQLSRLEADFADEAEPLTELAAAWHKRGSIKAALSSKAAALQALQTAQKQRARRVSPLAAAGVIVILLGAVLAFAVKMSIGVILAAVGGVLLLMGLVGNKKQPSPELTQLQQEVEEDRAFIGQTDARMAAYFERHGRVFAEDTVDAALQELTMESLEYASLKKKAAQEPDPAEAQRTREALTAWLSGYGMAAPEDRLQDALYELRKQAARFSFLQDKYEHWQTERAAYETGHQELTEFLRQSGYQPRKDLAQQLREIQELTGQHRMAARLQAEAETELKEFEEKHDPAQLAALPDEAELPSLEAVNEQIQQLTDQMQEAQNRISDYRKTLADLQEKQEEQEENSAQLQQLKEIQLAEQEKYAAVSMAKEKLILAKEAMTARYADPIRRAFGMYYEKISGEPAEAFHVDANTNVTVDEFGKQREIAALSAGYRDLIGVCLRIALVDAMYQEEVPVLIMDDPFTNLDDEKNAAAAAFLKEIAEKYQVIYFTCSTKREMNIIQ from the coding sequence ATGAAATTAATTTCCTGTCATATTGAAAATTTTGGAAAGCTGCAGGATTACTCTGCGGATTTTTCAGATGGCGTCAATGTCATCTGCAAGGAAAACGGCTGGGGCAAAAGCACACTCGCGGCCTTTATCAGAGCCATGTTTTACGGCCTTGAGGGGGAGAGAAGGCGCAGCCTGCAGGACAACGAGCGGAGACGCTACAAGCCCTGGCAGGGCGGTGTCTTCGGCGGTCAGCTTGTGTTTGAAACAAGCGGCAAGACCTATCAGATCACAAGGATATTTCAGGATAAGGAAGCAAACGACACCTTTGAGCTTCGCGACGCGAAGACCAATCTGCCGTCCAAGGATTACAGCAAAAGGATTGGCGAGGAGCTATTCAAAATTGACCGCGAATCCTTTCTGCGGACCGTCTTCATCACGCAAAGCGCATGCGAAACTGCGGCGACAGATGATATCAATGCCAAAATCGGCAATCTTTCCGATAATACGCACGATCTGAATAATTTTGATACCGCCAGCACGCGGCTCACAGACATGCTGAACCGCCTGACGCCGAAGCGCGCCACCGGCTCTCTCAGCAAAAGAAGAGAGCAGATTGCCGCCTATGAGCGCCTGGTGCAGGGTGGTCAGAGCCTTTCCGCCAGTATCGATGCTTACCGTCAGCAGCTGCAGGCCGAGCAGGACGCCTATGAGGCATGTAAGCTGCAGCAGCAAAATGCAGCCAAGCGGCAGGAAGAGCTTGCCAAGCAGCACACCGCCGCGGCGGCAAAATCCGAATGGAGCCGCCTTCAAAAGGCGGTGCAGGCAAGAACGGAAGAAGCTGTGCAGGCCCGGCGGGAGCTGCCCGGACAGCTTCTGAGTGCAGAGGAGATCAAAAATAAAGTCATTGCCTGTACAGAGCTTGAAAAAGGACAGGAGAGAAGTTCTTTATATAAATTAACGCCGGAAGAGGAGGCAGAGCGGAGTGCTTTGTCGGAGGCTTTCTCCGGAGGCATTCCTGAGGATATAGATGATAAAATCGAGGAAGCCACTAAGCTTAGGGACTTGGAGCAGGAGCTTAATGCTAAGCGGCTGACAGCAGCGGAAAAAGAGCAGCTTAGCCGGCTGGAAGCGGACTTTGCAGATGAGGCTGAGCCGCTGACAGAGCTTGCCGCTGCCTGGCATAAGCGGGGCAGTATAAAGGCGGCGCTTTCCTCTAAGGCGGCTGCCCTGCAGGCGCTGCAGACAGCACAAAAACAGCGCGCAAGGCGGGTTTCTCCTCTTGCAGCAGCAGGAGTCATAGTCATTTTGTTAGGCGCTGTTTTGGCTTTTGCAGTTAAGATGAGCATCGGCGTCATTCTTGCCGCCGTGGGCGGCGTGCTGCTGCTCATGGGGCTGGTTGGCAATAAGAAGCAGCCGTCACCGGAGCTTACGCAGCTGCAGCAGGAGGTAGAGGAGGACCGGGCGTTTATCGGGCAGACGGATGCGAGAATGGCGGCATATTTTGAGCGGCACGGCAGGGTGTTTGCGGAGGATACGGTGGATGCTGCGCTGCAGGAGCTGACGATGGAGTCGCTGGAATATGCATCACTTAAGAAAAAGGCGGCGCAGGAGCCGGATCCTGCAGAGGCGCAGAGGACAAGGGAGGCGCTGACGGCATGGCTGAGCGGATATGGTATGGCTGCGCCGGAGGACCGTTTGCAGGATGCGCTTTATGAGCTTAGGAAGCAGGCGGCGCGGTTCTCGTTTTTGCAGGATAAGTATGAGCATTGGCAAACGGAAAGGGCGGCCTATGAGACTGGGCATCAGGAACTGACGGAGTTTCTGCGGCAAAGCGGATATCAGCCGCGCAAGGATTTGGCGCAGCAGCTTCGTGAGATACAGGAGCTTACCGGACAGCACCGGATGGCGGCTAGACTGCAGGCGGAGGCGGAGACGGAGCTGAAGGAGTTTGAGGAAAAGCATGATCCGGCGCAGCTTGCAGCGCTGCCGGATGAGGCGGAGCTGCCGTCCTTGGAAGCAGTGAATGAGCAAATACAGCAGCTGACGGACCAGATGCAGGAGGCGCAAAATAGGATAAGCGACTACCGTAAAACGCTGGCAGACCTGCAGGAAAAGCAGGAGGAGCAGGAGGAAAACAGCGCACAGCTGCAGCAGCTAAAGGAAATTCAGCTTGCAGAGCAGGAAAAATATGCGGCTGTCAGCATGGCCAAAGAGAAGCTGATATTGGCTAAGGAGGCGATGACGGCTCGCTATGCGGACCCGATACGAAGGGCCTTTGGCATGTATTATGAAAAGATTTCGGGAGAGCCGGCCGAGGCGTTTCATGTGGATGCCAATACCAATGTGACGGTGGATGAGTTTGGCAAGCAACGAGAGATTGCTGCGCTTAGCGCAGGGTATCGTGATTTGATAGGGGTTTGTCTGCGCATCGCTTTGGTTGACGCGATGTATCAGGAGGAAGTGCCGGTTCTGATTATGGATGATCCGTTCACCAATTTGGATGATGAAAAGAATGCAGCTGCCGCAGCGTTTTTAAAGGAGATTGCGGAAAAGTATCAGGTGATCTATTTTACCTGCAGCACGAAAAGGGAAATGAATATCATACAATAA